Within the Miscanthus floridulus cultivar M001 chromosome 2, ASM1932011v1, whole genome shotgun sequence genome, the region ttgtaagtcattccaagaatcttggagagtcaaagcatctcaagtttgaccaagtttatataataagataataacatttatgataccaactaagtaccaatagattctttgttaattatatttttatagcatacctatttgatgtcataaatctttgtaattttttttataattttggtcaaacttgagaagctttgactctccaagattcttggaatgacttacaatttgggatggagggagtatttgctTGTAAGGGATGAGAGTCTGATGGATTTACCTATTATATTCTACAAATCAAGCAAAAAGTTAGAAGTCAGAAGATAAGTTGATCACTCTATTTCTCAAACAAACATCCATTTGATTACTTATAATGGTCGCATATCAACAGGTGCCCATTTACACTGTTGGTTTGCTCTCTTGTATTGTAAATCAGCTTTGCCTAAGGGGTACTTGAATGTTGAATCAAATTGGGCTTTCGCTTTTCTATGTGTGTCAGTGAGACTAGCCAGCTACTATTCAGTAAACATCTCTTATATAGTTACAAAGAAGGTCAAAATTATCCACGAATTTCTTGCTGAGTTATCTTGACCTTGGAGGAGAAACTGATATGACAGCATCTCTGAGTTATCTTGTCATACAGCCTGGGCGATATCCACAGTTGTAATTGTTGAAACCAAATGCTCATTTAATATGGTTATATGGCAGTAGTTTCAGAATCCTGCGGGAATTAACATGATCCTTGCTACAGTTTGGAATCATCGACAAAAACTCTCACAGAAGCAGTGTGCGTCAAGAGAATTTATCAATTTTGAGAAGCATTAGTGGCTCCACGCTAATGGAGTACTGGCCGATCAAGCACTGGTTCTCGTCCTCAACCATTCTACAGATCCAAGTACATCCGGTAGGCGTCCCTGTGCGGTGCGTAGTAGCCCTCGACGGTAGTGTCGACCTGGAACCCGGCCTTCCGGTACAGCGCCACAGCCGCCGTCCTCGTCGGGTCGACGTGGAGGGAGAGCCGCTGGATCTTCCTCCGCCGGCACCGCTCCACTGCGGCCGCCAGTAACGCCTCGCCGTGGCCCTGCCGCCTGCAATTCTCCTTCACTGCAACCAAAAGTTTACAGTTTTGGGCACACGATTCAGTCATTCAGCATAACCTTATCCCAGGGAGAGACGGGATCCCAACATATGTCTCACCGGCGAGCTTGGTGATGGTGGCGCAGAGGGAGGTGTTGCAGGTGTACATAGCATACCCGATGACCTCCTCGCCGTCGGCGCCGGACGTCGTGTAGATCAGGCCGGAGTTCCGCCGCTTGAGCTCGTCGTGCAGGGACCGCGCCAGCGACTCGTGCTTCGGGAAGATCCTCCGCTCTAGCCGCACGATGTCCTCGATAACGCGGCCGGCTCGATCGTGCGACGGGTCCAGCTCGAgtatcggcggcggcggcgccgccaccaccgccatagcAGACGAGGGTCTGGATTTAGTCCCTCGTCATCTTTGGTACTCGTCTTTTGTACCGGAAGACATCTGTAATAACGAGGAAAAAGTTGGCTCAACGAGGCTGCAGTTTTATTCTAGCTCCCTAGCTCGAAAATCAGACACGTATAGTTCCTtaactctcaaaactagttaAAATTAATCATCGCGCCCATTTGACCGCGGTTTCCACACCGTAAACCTGCCACGACCCCGCCTGTCAGGCCTTTCCCTCTCACCGCCAGATTGGGACCACCTGTCATCTCCCTCCCTTTCTTCACGGCGGCGCTTAGCGTGTGAGAGAGCGAGAGCGGAGCAGGGAAACAGGCGAGGGCGCGGCGGATGGCATCTTCCGTCCTTCCCTGTTGTCCGCACACAGCAGCAGGGGAGAAAAGGGCAGGGCAGAGCTAAGGGAGAAAGGGATAGCAGAGCAGAGATGCGGAGCGGAGGAAGAAGGGGGAAGCAGGGGAGCAGCATGGTTCGGCTCATCGGAGGCAAAGGCGTGGCGGCCTTGACTGTGCCCGTCCATGGCGCGGGGAGCAGAGCAGAGAATAGAGGGGGATGAGGAAGCAGGAAGCAGGGCGGAGGATGGGGCGAGGTTGGCGAGCTCGGCAGCCATGGCCGGCTTTTATGGCAGGGCAgagcagaggagaggagaggatgaggaagaagagggagcaAGGAGGCGGTGAAAGatccttatgtggttttggtaattgagtgataatctaggtggactaatggtatttatgtgagatacacaggtgattagtccacagatacatgtgtgtgagcaacatatgtcatgaaggtgaaaatggcttagagatgttgcaaagctcacacatgtgatgataaaaggagctcattgcaaatgagacaagacattgagtcatatgatcaaggtggagaagatcaaaacataacttggcttgatggaccggttgcaagcgtgaagggcaagttggaggctttagagcaatagaccacgtggcggtgaagcttaagcaagacttgacgccgatggacgaaggcaacggtgaaaagcaagtgaaatcaagatcgatgaaccaatatgatcacgtgatgatatgaagtggatcatatcattgtttatcatgttggtgcatgtgttgcatcaacattagaggagatggaatagaatgcgcaagacaaagatataacctagggtattttatttcaccgatcatagatgtgtagagaagtttatgaccggatttaggatagatggcaaTATTATCAAGAGgggaaaacttgtttgcatatcggtcatctagtgccactcgagtcatctaactttgcatcgtcgataggattgagtggcgtggcaaattgagtggctaatcctttgaaaatgattgtgaaaatgctaacacacatacacatgatggtgtacacttggtggtgttggcacatttataaaggagatgaagttagagttgatgtggatcaactcggcgatgtaacagaggtgagaagggttcggaactccaccggcggagtattgaaagctctagtttgattttggtgaattaatgaaaccctaagtacttagttggctttgtgcttttgcttactaacatgtgtaggagctccctcattgcttaaagtactagtggcataggtttgtgtgaccttgctcctagaattaattAGGTGAGTTTTAGCTAGTCCGAcaccttaattgcttaattaggatattcgcaaggtgctagagaatatagatagtgGGGtgcagtcttggctagaccaatagttttaattccgcatttatttcggtaagccgacacgattaattttagaaacgactattcatcccccctctagtcgccatctcgaccttacaggcAGTGGAGGCACGGGGCTCCGACGAGCGGACGGACAGCGGCGGCCTCGGCGTAGAAGAGCTCGGTAGCGACTCCGACTCCATCGGCATCTCCATTGCATGCTCGAGATGGACGGCGGCCACGCGGTGTCAACGCAGTGTTGACGCGGCGCGGACGCGGCGCACGTGAAGGCGACGTGGCTCTGGGCGTTGACAGGACATCGTGGTGCGCGCGCGGCGCGGGCAAATGGTCGGTTGTCAATGTCGGTGGCTGCCTGCCCGTGAGCAGCACGGCTCGCGCGACACTCGTGTTGAGAGCCGACGAGCTATGCTTGGCCTCAGCGTCCCCGAGGCTAGCCTCTTCTCGGCCGGAGGGAGCCCGGAGCAGGCCGGGAGGAGCAGCATGACCGTCGCGTCGCGCCCGTGTCCTCTCTCTCACCCGCATTGCCTTGCCCTGCCCGCGTTCGCGCTCGTCGCGGAGAAATCGAGCTGCAGCGACGCCGAGGAGCTCTGCCGAGCTCGTGCGCCACCGCAGCCGTGCCATTGCCTAAGCCAGCACGCCAGTAGCTCTGCCTTGCTTCGCGCCACCATCTCCACCCACTCGTAGCATCGATCGAGCCTAGGTGAGGGCCTATTGGCCACTTCCACCGTCGCCCGCCATGACCGGGGCTCGCCGGACTTCGAGCTTCGCGTGGCCGGCTATCACCGGAGCTCTCTCACTCCCTTCTCTTCCTTCCCTCGTCTTCCCCGCGAACCCTAGAAGCTCGTACTGAGCTTAGCCGCGCCCGCCATGGTCGGATTTCGCTGGAGCGTCGTCGGGCCCTCGTCGTTGTCCGCCATGCACACCGTCGCCCTAGTTAGAGCTCGGTAGGGGTTAAACCCTAGACACCTTTAGGTGCGGCTCGTCGCGAGGAGCATGCCGGTGCCCTCGGTTTCGCCGGattcctcgccgacggcgaaAAATCACCGTCCATCTCCCTCCCCTGCCTCTATTTCGCTGCTAGGTTGGGGAAAGGCATGACAGGGGGCCCGCGAAgagagggagggggatgacaggtGGTCCCAACCTGGCGGTGAGAGGGAAAggcctgacaggtggggtcgtGGCGGGTTTATTGTGCGGAAACCGATGGTCGAATGGGCGCGAGGGCTAATTTTAACTGGTTTTGAGAGTTAAGGGACTGCGCGTATCTGGTTTTTGAGCTAGAGGGCTAGAACAAAAGTGCAGCCATAATTGGAGGGCCAAAAATGGACTTTTTCCTAATAACAAATGGCTTCGCATATTTGGCACTTAAAAACGTTTGCTTCACAAAAGTGACTCTCAAAATATATTTGCTTGagtttattttatattataatatATTCATTTTTATATCATAATAGCCGAAGCTTCATACAGGATCAAATCGCGGTATGAGCTCGTGACTTGTTTGGCTAACATATGAGCGACCTTGATCTACTAGCGTAAACAAAAACAAACTCCGAAAAGGCAAGCTTCAAATCATCTATCTCTGAAAAGATTGGAGCAAAGATGGACCTTTGCATCTCCCGTTTCTCCCGTAACTGAATGAGTTCTAGGCAATCCGTTTCCATGTGTACTCACTGCATCTCTGCAAGGCCACGTGCCCAAGTTGAAGTTGAACTGCCAAGCTCACTGCATCTCTGCAAGCCAAAGGCCCTAAGTCATACTATTTTAGCGAATGAGCAAAATGAATAGTACTTTCAGTTAtaacttttcagcgaagcgaagaGACCAATGCCTCCCAAAGTAGCGTCCAGGAGATTATTATACAATTGCGCCTGTGGCCCTGTGCCACTGCTACAAAGTTCCCCCGATGATCTCGAACAACACAAGTTGTTGCGCCATTACCCGTTTGAGCACAGAAAGCGGCGTCAGTGTTCATTTTCAGAAAACCGGGGCCCGTCCATGAGAGCGAGGCGAGGCCACCTGTGACACGCGCGCGCCACGAGCTTCCTAATGAAAAAGTAAAACAAACTTATTTATATTTTGTAAAATTTGAAAAATCAGAGTGCTACAAACATCTGAATTAATTAACATTAACATCCGGACTTTATCAGAAAAAAACTAAATGGCCCTAGAATTCTAGATATACCTACCAAAAGTACTCTAAATTAGCACTGTACAACAAGGAGTGATATGTAATATATTAACATCTAACAATAAGGTTCACCGACGGGGTCCGAATCGCAAAAAGGAGGAAACCCCTACCCCGGCTCCTAAATCCTAATCACCCGCTCCTTCCCCTCTCCTGCTGGTGTTGGGGTTGCGGCGGCGCCGACGATCCACCACCGAGTGCAATGGCGAGCTCGGCGCTGAGGCGGTCTCTCCCGCGGCGTACCTCGCTCCGCCACTCCATTCCCCCCCACTTGCCGCCCACAGCTGCCGGCGCCTTTCGTCGTTCGTTCCAGTCTGGTGAGCACTGAGCACCCACACACACCCTCCGATCCCCGCGTCTCCCTGGCCGCACGCGTCCTCGTGCGGTGTGGTGGTCGTGATTCTAACACTCGCGTACGGCGTACCTTTCCCCCAAAGTCGGCTGTCACAGTAAACTGAATCGAATGGCCTTGGAGATCTAGTTCTGACGCGAATCCATAGTTTTCTCTTGACAAAAACCATCATTTCCTTACACTTGTGTTGTCATGTTTTAAGAATGAAGAATTGACGCTAGAATGGTCTCGGCCAGGATGATGTTGATATGCTTATCTTGTTTAACTGTTGCTGTGCAGGGGATGGCGAGACCTTGGAGGAATTCGATGAACGGCTGTTTGGGAGCAAGGACACAGAGGAAGGGTCTCTCTATGAGAAGCTTGACAGGGCTGAGAACGCCAGTAGGAGATACGGCATGGGCTCTGGGATGGGTGGTTTCGCTGGGTTTGGTGATAGGAGGAGCTCTGGGTCATCCATGGGTGGTTTCCCTGGGTTCAGTGACAGGAGCAGCTCTGGGTCAGCCATGGGTGGTTTAGGTGTGTTTGGCGACAAGAGCAGCTCTGGGTCCATGGGTTTCTTTGATTCTTCGAATGATAGCATAAGTGAGATGCTGGATAATGCGGCACGCAACTCCCAAATGGATGacaacgatgacgacgatgatgagtggGAAGAGGATGATTTTGAGTTCAGGCCTGATGTGACGTATAGGCGAGGATCGACTTATTCTGTTCGGGTAAGCAGGAGCTTTGTTTGTCAATGTGTAGCCATAATTATTGGATTCATCTAATATCTTTTGCGACCTTGATGTTTTTGTTATCCTGTGTAAGTGTTCAGGAACTACTGAGTAAGTGTGTGGGTTAGAAATGTCTGTGCTATCCTGAAATCACAATAAAATCGTGTACTTTACTAGCTGATGGTTGTTAACAAAATGAGAATTTCATTTCTGATATGCGGAACTCCTCTTTATAATACCATGTGTAGTTTACAACTTTCTTTCTTCAATTATTAGTTTATTCAGTGACCTGCCCTTGTGTGATTGCTATTCTAATGCCCTATTTCATTCAATTGTAATACATGTAGGACCTTGACATTAGAAGACCTGCAGCCGCAAAGAATCCTCCTAGACCACAGTTTGAAACAACTACAGCGGAGGttttgaggaaggctgattttagGGTGAGTATTTCTTCCTGACAACACAAGGAAATTGCctatagtttctattttttactGAAATGTATCATGTCCTCTACCGCTTTGTAAATTCTAGGACTGCTAGGTAACACAAAGTTCAGGAACACAAGGAGTCTATGCTGATCTCAAAATGCTTCCTCTTTCCTGTTTCAAATAGAGGAAGTCATACCCTTTATAGTGTTAACATGCAATGTATTGCCACCTGAAAATCCGTTATTTGTTTGTTGTGTTAATATGAGTTTTCCCACATATGTATCTGTAGAACATGACTAACAATCACTATTAGCAGTAAATTTATCTTACTCTGGCATTTTCTTCTGATTTTGCTACTTGTCTTATTTGATTTTAGCAAATATAAGATAGTTCTTTGCAGTGAAATACATGTTAATCACTATGATACTAGTTTAATTACTAGTGCACACAAGAAGCTTATATACATATTGGGATGGTTTTGGTTGCAAATACTTCACTGTGACAAGTATCAAAGCACATATTTGAATACGAGCCATGTGTTTCATGTTCCAAATTCCAAAGTGTATGAAATGCATATATTTTGATTGATCGGGTCTACCTGCAAAGAAAGTCAGTTGTGTATAAAACTGTGTCAATGAATATTTACTGTTAGTTGCCTCTTTGCAATGAAGAGACATGTAACATTTCTCCCAAGATTATATCTTTGATCTGATTGATGAATTCCTATGGTTTGGCTACAAGTACTTTCCAGTTTCATTTTTTAAACATATTTGGAACTGCTCCTTGCAGAACGTTAGATTCCTCTCCCACTTCCTTACAGAAGCTGGAATTATCATCAAGAGAAGCCAGGTAATCACTACTCCTCAAGTACTCAGCTAATTATTGTATATGATGACGAACTTTTTGGGAAGATATTCTTGCTTTTTAGTTGAGCTGTCAGATCCTTTTGTGTTAGATAGTTGCTTATCATGCATATTGGGAGCAGTTGTCCTCACTCCTCAATGCATTACCCCATCCTGGTATGCTTTTATCCTTTTGGAAAGACATCCTGATGGCACTGTTGTGCCAGGATCATCTTGCTGGATGTTGATCTTTTCAGTGACTTGATTCTAAACACGATTCATGTAATTGAAAAAGAAGAGCCGCACATACCATCATATATTCACAT harbors:
- the LOC136524492 gene encoding uncharacterized protein — encoded protein: MASSALRRSLPRRTSLRHSIPPHLPPTAAGAFRRSFQSGDGETLEEFDERLFGSKDTEEGSLYEKLDRAENASRRYGMGSGMGGFAGFGDRRSSGSSMGGFPGFSDRSSSGSAMGGLGVFGDKSSSGSMGFFDSSNDSISEMLDNAARNSQMDDNDDDDDEWEEDDFEFRPDVTYRRGSTYSVRDLDIRRPAAAKNPPRPQFETTTAEVLRKADFRNVRFLSHFLTEAGIIIKRSQTRISAKAQRKIAREIKTARAFGLMPFTTMGRRPFIFGRSAEEHYSEEEYFGFGRQRDGEPAEDNGDEEPNVKAA
- the LOC136538899 gene encoding uncharacterized protein, whose product is MAVVAAPPPPILELDPSHDRAGRVIEDIVRLERRIFPKHESLARSLHDELKRRNSGLIYTTSGADGEEVIGYAMYTCNTSLCATITKLAVKENCRRQGHGEALLAAAVERCRRRKIQRLSLHVDPTRTAAVALYRKAGFQVDTTVEGYYAPHRDAYRMYLDL